The sequence CGCGTCGAGATAGTATTTTTGCTAAGAAAATATTTACACCAATTTTCTCCCCTGAAGGATCGGGAGATGTTGATGATGTTCCCGATAGTGTTGCCCTTTGTTTAATTGATTTTGACGAGGCGACTGTAATTAGCTCTGTTGATAGTCCACCCAATATTGTCGAGCAAATTTTTAATAATACGGGAGAATCTGGTAAATTCCGTCTTTATCGCAACCGTTTATTGTTCCTGGTTGCTAATCGACAGGAAATAGAGCGAGCCATTGATAACGCTAGAGAATACAAAGCAATTCAGAATATCTTAAAAAACCAGACTCGCTTAGAAGACTTATCGGGTACTCAACAAAAGCAACTTAAAGAAAGAGAAGGGGGTAAAGACTTAGATGTGCGAATATCTTTGACTAATGCCTATCGTCATCTATTTTATCCTACTAAAGATGATGTAAAAGCTCCTACTGGCTTAATGCACTATGTCTTACCCGCTCAAGATTCTAGTACTGTTAAGGGTAATACCAATCAGCAGTCTGTCATTCTCAAAGCTCTTAAAGACTGTGAAAAAATTCGTCCCGAAGGTTCTAAGCATTTTACCCCTGTTTACATTTTGCAGAAGGTTTGGAGTAAAGGTTTAGATCGCTGGACAACTAAAGCTTTAAAAGATGCTTTTGCCAAAGATTTAAACCTAAACATTTTGCTGGATGCCGAAATTGCGCTATTGCGAGACACCGTTCGCCAAGGCTTACAGGAAGGACATTGGGACTTAAAAGTAGGAGAAAAGGTTTATATCAAAAGCGATGTAAGGGCGATTCGCCCTTCAGGTTCGGCACTTTGCTCAACGGAGGATACCTCCGCAACGCAAGTGCCTCACGAATCGCCCCTACCTGAATCAATTGAGTTTAGCGATCGCTTTACTTTATATAGTCGTGGAATTCTTCAGCCTCCCGAACCTAAAGTAATTGAAAGAGATCGAGTCTTTAGAAATATCAGTAGATAAACTCATTGACTACCGAAAGCTAGGTACAACTATTCCTTTATTAAGTCGTTTCCCTCTCAGAATTGACCAAACCGCGACTATTCAAACAGGCGACCAATTTGTGCGTTTGGAGTATCAAGGACAAATTAAAGGATTTCAAAGCTTTTTCTCTACTATTAATGGCTTACTTAATAGCCCTGAAGCTCAAGCTAATGTCAATCTTAAAATTACCTTTGAGTTTGAACAAGCAATTTTATCGCAAGGAACAGAGTTAAACGCCATCCAACAAGCGCTCGATCGCAATCCAGTAGAGCGAATTAATTTAGCCGCAAAAGTCAAGTATTAAATCATCTGTAGAGCGAGCGTCTCGATCGCTAATGCCTCATTTTATCTGGGAGTAAAACAACCCGTGCAAGAATTTCAATTAAAAGTAATACCTACAGATAATAATAATTTTGCGTTGGAATTATATCAATGCGCTTATAAAAAAGCAGGTGAAAAAAAGCGTCCTGCTGCTGAATTAATTGGTTGTCTTAAAGGTAATACTTTGGTTTTGGTCAAACACAGTATTTATCAAATACTTAAAGCCAATAATTATGATCCTAAAACTCTTTATAACAAACGACAAACTCCTTACATACTATCAGAAGAGTCAGGAGTACAAATAGCAATCTTATTCCAAACAGTTAGCCCTCTTTCTCAGTGCGATCGCATTAGTAAAATTGCTATGGGTATTTCGGCAATGAGTAACGAAGAAGCTCATTATTGGTTTGCTATGATTGCCAATGGTAGACGAAATAGTGCTTTAAAAGCTTTGAGAATATTGTTTGGAGATTAGTTGCTATCCTTCAACTCAAAATTTAATTTCTTGCCATTCTTTAGCTTCAGTGAAGGGACTGAGATGTTTGACGTTAGTGGTAGCAATAACGCCCTCGCCAGTCGCTTCAACGGGTTGCGAACCCGCAACGCGCTGGCTCGCAATATATCTGCCTGGATATTTTTTTCCCAGTAGTTTGTACTGAGCGCAGATGATTATATCGGCATCAAGGCTTTTATCATCAGCGGTAGGTATTCCTTGTATGCGCGTTTCTGCCCAAAGATTAGCAGCTTCTTTTAAAACTGCATCATTTATGGGTAAAAAATTAATGAATTCGGACAATTTGTCTAAGTTACTAATTCCCTCTGAAGATAAACCTCTCATAGAATTAAGAATTAGCGATCGCCTTACTTCGTAATCACAGATTTGACTGCTAACAACATATACTCCTTTGGCTAATAGCGAGTATAATTTTTCTCTTGCAACTTCAACTTCAGCAGAAGAATTGGGATTGCAGAGTTTCCCTAGTATTCCAGAATCAATCAGCACAATCATTCTAATGCTCGTATAGTTTTTGTCCTACTGGTCTTTCTGCATCAATTGTTTGTTTAAATTCTTCAAAAGCAGCTTCTTTTTCTAGTGAGGGAGATTCTTGTTTTTTTTGCGTCAATCCATTCTCTAAGTTTTTTCAGTTTGGGTTGATTTTTGCGTAATTGTTCTTCTCTATCCCATACACCGTCGCTATTTTGCTTCAACTTTACTTTAAGATGCTCTTTGATCGATATTGCTTCTTGTGAATCTAAGGCGATCGCTTTTTCACAGCCTTCTAGAATCAAATGATATTCGTTGTTTTCTGCTTTCTCGTCTTGGGAGTAAAGCAATAAAGCGATTTAAATCAATAATCTTACCGCTTGGCAATTCTATAGTTTTATTTATATTTTTCATTTCCTTTATTAATTGATTGCTGAATTAATAAATGCCGATCGCGATTTGAATTGCCCTTTGAATACGGGCAAACGATTCAGGGGTTATTTCGCCATAAGGTCCACGCTCAAGATAGCGTTTCTCTATATTGGTCATAACATCGCACATCGCCACAGAATCTACATTCAAACCCCCTTCTCCCTGTTTAACCAAGACACGACTAGGATTAGCTGCATCAGAAGTATCGCTAGAAAAAGGGACGACTAAGACAGTAGAACTATATTGATTACGGATATCTATCGACATGACTACTACTGGACGTTTTTTAGTATCCCCAGACTGTTTTAACGCCTTGGATAAATAAACTTGTCTTTGGCAAGGGAAATTTTCACTACTACTCATATCCTATTTAGATTCGTCCCAAGGAAATTCCTCCCAAGCTGCGATCGCTTGTTCTTGTGTTTCTTCCGTCCAATCTTTTTCAAACTCGATATCAGCCTGAGAACGGTTTTGATAGAAGTTTCTCAATTGTTCCTCGATTTGCTGTTTGCGCCACAGACGTAAACCCTCTTCCACCGCAGCGGAACGATTTTTAGTCATTTGGTCTACTTCTTCTAGTAACTGTGAATCTACGGTGATTGATATTCGTTGTTTCTGGGAATTATTAATCATAGAAGCTTATTTTCTCTCTGTATAAATAATAATACTTTTTATATTACTAAAAATAATAAATTTATTCGCTTCCAATTTAGGTCTACTGTACATTTAATTATTGAATGTACACGTTGAAAGTCAAATGAAATCGGCTGGCTTTACCACTAGCGGAAGTTGCTTCGACTCTCTCGATGTGGGAGACGTTGAAAGCTGAAACAGCCAGCTCAGACCATATCTTGAAGAAGAGTTGCTTCGACTCTCCCGATGTCTCCATTCGAGGATAAATGTACAGTGACTAATTAAATGACATCGAGACTAATTGCTGTCATCGATTCAACCTGATCTATACAAGGGTTTTAGAGCTTTGGATGTATTTTACCTTATTAATTTCAGTGACAAAATAAGTGTCGTCTTTCATATAAAAGACAAATTAACTATCGTCAATCTAAAAACAATATTTAAGGAAAGTGACAAAATCTGCGTCACTTTTTTATTTTTGTTATAGGATTACATTATGTGCTTTTAAAAAATTTTTTTTTAAATAATGCAAAATGATGACACTATCAAAGAAATGTCAGTAGAGAACAGATTGAAAGCAGAAAAGAAGGAAACCTTCGTTACTTCTGAGCTAAAAGAAATAGCAAAGGTA comes from Coleofasciculaceae cyanobacterium and encodes:
- a CDS encoding type II toxin-antitoxin system CcdA family antitoxin translates to MINNSQKQRISITVDSQLLEEVDQMTKNRSAAVEEGLRLWRKQQIEEQLRNFYQNRSQADIEFEKDWTEETQEQAIAAWEEFPWDESK
- a CDS encoding type II toxin-antitoxin system PemK/MazF family toxin; translation: MSSSENFPCQRQVYLSKALKQSGDTKKRPVVVMSIDIRNQYSSTVLVVPFSSDTSDAANPSRVLVKQGEGGLNVDSVAMCDVMTNIEKRYLERGPYGEITPESFARIQRAIQIAIGIY